A genomic window from Silene latifolia isolate original U9 population chromosome 11, ASM4854445v1, whole genome shotgun sequence includes:
- the LOC141614386 gene encoding uncharacterized protein LOC141614386 — protein sequence MTNSETTQVIDPTPKPQSYTYVPVKNPSNNITQIAFNGTNFDKWSSGLTLALLAKGKLGYVNGTIPKPATNVVDFESWRSQNALVTAWLYNSLDPTIRRTISYRPEAKLMWVDIRNRFCQNNDARIFRLQAKLVSCRQGPTETLINYYGRLTKLWDDIQEADPIRLAPVTRAHVFW from the coding sequence ATGACGAACTCCGAAACGACTCAAGTCATTGATCCTACCCCGAAACCCCAATCCTATACCTATGTTCCTGTCAAAAATCCCAGCAACAATATCACTCAAATTGCCTTCAATGGAACCAATTTTGACAAATGGTCTAGTGGACTCACCCTTGCTCTTCTCGCCAAGGGAAAACTTGGGTATGTCAACGGTACCATTCCAAAACCTGCTACTAATGTTGTTGATTTTGAATCATGGCGATCTCAAAATGCTCTTGTCACTGCGTGGCTCTATAATTCCCTCGACCCCACTATTCGAAGAACAATTTCATATCGTCCCGAAGCAAAACTGATGTGGGTCGATATCCGCAACCGGTTCTGCCAGAATAATGATGCACGCATTTTTCGATTGCAAGCAAAATTGGTCTCGTGTCGACAGGGCCCGACGGAAACTCTTATCAACTACTATGGTCGTCTCACGAAACTATGGGACGATATTCAAGAAGCCGATCCTATTCGCCTTGCACCTGTAACCCGTGCACATGTATTCTGGTGA
- the LOC141614387 gene encoding uncharacterized protein LOC141614387: protein MTAAYSWFWGNIISSRDSLMQLTGGGVQAETLLLEAGYKQKIYALIRAKGTPFNNHKTIWDSDVYPKHAVIGLLASQNKLPTIDNISTRGMVMVNRCSLCERQPESVAHLFFECQFSQVVWQDIST, encoded by the coding sequence ATGACTGCTGCTTATTCCTGGTTCTGGGGGAATATTATTTCTTCTAGGGACAGTCTGATGCAGCTCACGGGGGGTGGAGTTCAAGCTGAAACTTTACTGTTGGAGGCAGGGTACAAGCAGAAGATTTATGCATTGATCAGGGCCAAAGGTACTCCCTTTAACAACCACAAAACAATATGGGATTCTGATGTTTATCCTAAGCATGCTGTGATTGGACTTCTTGCATCTCAAAACAAGCTCCCAACTATAGACAATATAAGTACAAGGGGAATGGTAATGGTCAATAGATGCTCCCTGTGTGAGAGACAACCTGAGAGTGTTGCACATCTTTTCTTTGAATGTCAGTTTTCGCAAGTGGTTTGGCAGGACATCTCCACATAG
- the LOC141614388 gene encoding uncharacterized protein LOC141614388, which produces MTAAYSWFWGNIISSRDSLVQLTGGGVQAETLLLEAGYKQKIYALIRAKGTPFNNHKTIWDSAVYPEHAVIGLLASQNKLPTIDNISTMGMVMVNRCSLCERQPESVAHLIFEC; this is translated from the coding sequence ATGACTGCTGCTTATTCCTGGTTCTGGGGGAATATTATTTCTTCTAGGGACAGTCTGGTGCAGCTCACGGGCGGTGGAGTTCAAGCTGAAACTTTACTGTTGGAGGCAGGGTACAAGCAGAAGATTTATGCATTGATCAGGGCCAAAGGTACTCCCTTTAACAACCACAAAACAATATGGGATTCTGCTGTTTATCCTGAGCATGCTGTGATTGGACTTCTTGCATCTCAAAACAAGCTCCCAACTATAGACAATATAAGTACAATGGGAATGGTAATGGTCAATAGATGCTCCCTGTGTGAGAGACAACCTGAGAGTGTTGCACATCTTATCTTTGAATGTTAG